A portion of the Avibacterium sp. 20-132 genome contains these proteins:
- a CDS encoding SDR family oxidoreductase: MRSVAIVGLGWLGLPLARHLKHLGWIVKGTKRTHDEVEQMRLMRLETYHLLLEPEINADPDDLSALLAVDSLVINIPPSQYFFDVKDYVQGIKNLVNEALNHGVQHFIFISSSSVFPMQSGHFDEAQLPQPDSEIGQGLLEIEKWLATLPNVDCDIIRFAGLVGADRHPVYALANKQDVKQGNTSVNLVHIDDCARAIQLLLETPSGQRLYHLSAPCHPTKAQYYGKMAEKLGVIAPHFICSSTDPRRIIEGNKICQELDFVYQYPDPELMLPAVKSFNA; encoded by the coding sequence ATGCGATCTGTTGCAATCGTTGGATTAGGTTGGTTAGGGTTGCCCCTTGCTCGCCATTTAAAACATTTAGGCTGGATAGTAAAAGGCACGAAACGTACACACGATGAGGTGGAACAAATGCGCTTAATGCGATTGGAAACCTATCACTTGTTGCTTGAGCCTGAAATCAATGCCGATCCTGATGATTTATCTGCGCTTTTGGCCGTGGATAGCTTGGTGATAAATATTCCGCCAAGCCAATATTTTTTTGATGTCAAAGATTATGTGCAAGGCATTAAAAATTTGGTCAATGAGGCGCTAAATCACGGTGTTCAGCATTTTATTTTTATTAGTTCCAGTTCCGTTTTTCCGATGCAAAGTGGGCATTTTGATGAAGCGCAGTTGCCACAACCTGACAGTGAAATTGGGCAGGGCTTGCTTGAAATTGAAAAATGGCTAGCCACATTGCCTAATGTTGATTGCGATATTATCCGCTTTGCAGGGCTTGTAGGGGCAGATCGTCATCCAGTTTATGCGTTAGCAAATAAGCAAGACGTGAAACAAGGTAACACGTCAGTCAATTTAGTGCATATTGATGATTGTGCGAGAGCGATTCAGCTTTTGCTTGAAACCCCAAGTGGGCAGCGTTTGTATCATCTTTCTGCACCTTGTCATCCGACCAAAGCGCAATATTATGGGAAAATGGCGGAAAAACTTGGTGTAATTGCACCGCACTTTATTTGTTCATCTACGGATCCAAGGCGAATTATTGAAGGCAATAAAATTTGCCAAGAATTAGATTTTGTTTATCAATATCCTGATCCTGAATTAATGCTTCCAGCAGTAAAATCCTTTAATGCCTAA
- a CDS encoding VirK/YbjX family protein has translation MSSSFSFPDFKTLQPYDKRFLKRLRSRLRYYFYRVLCYKECHQFTLFLNQDPKWIPIFEKVPYRCNAVLRKYCDNRFSKKVRIQSILANFQLAEKFLGNERLETLIREDRVLLAELPDGLKLYLNINAIDPFEGFLSINIKNENDENVYDASFSFLTPNKLLIASIQGPNEANSQQLVKSATKSLYGIRPMFMIVNVFKLLCQLFACELVAIPHKNQAKYRWNDYNRLLFNYDDFWKENNGIAENGYWTLPLEIERKPLEDIQSKKRSMYRKRYEMLDKLETDLRIIFS, from the coding sequence ATGTCCAGTTCGTTTTCTTTTCCTGATTTTAAAACCTTGCAACCCTATGATAAACGCTTCCTAAAGCGTCTACGTTCACGTCTCCGCTATTATTTCTATCGTGTATTATGTTATAAAGAATGCCATCAATTCACGCTATTTTTAAATCAAGATCCGAAGTGGATACCTATCTTTGAGAAAGTCCCTTATCGTTGTAATGCGGTGTTAAGAAAATATTGTGATAATCGCTTTAGTAAAAAGGTACGGATTCAATCAATATTAGCTAATTTTCAATTAGCAGAAAAATTTCTAGGAAATGAGAGGCTAGAAACATTGATCAGAGAAGATCGTGTTTTGTTGGCTGAATTACCTGATGGCTTAAAGCTATACTTAAATATTAATGCTATTGATCCTTTTGAGGGATTTCTCTCTATCAATATCAAAAATGAAAATGATGAGAATGTCTATGATGCCTCTTTTAGCTTTTTAACACCTAATAAATTATTGATTGCATCCATTCAAGGCCCTAATGAAGCTAATTCGCAACAGTTGGTGAAATCTGCAACTAAATCTTTATATGGCATTAGACCAATGTTTATGATTGTGAATGTATTTAAGCTACTATGCCAACTTTTTGCTTGTGAATTAGTTGCAATCCCACATAAAAATCAAGCGAAATATCGTTGGAATGATTATAACCGTCTATTATTCAATTATGATGATTTTTGGAAAGAAAACAATGGGATAGCCGAGAATGGCTACTGGACATTACCACTTGAGATAGAACGTAAACCTTTAGAAGATATTCAAAGCAAAAAACGTTCAATGTATCGTAAACGGTATGAAATGTTGGATAAATTGGAAACTGATTTACGTATAATATTTAGCTAA
- the argG gene encoding argininosuccinate synthase, with the protein MSNTILQNLPVGQKVGIAFSGGLDTSAALLWMRQNGAIPYAYTANLGQPDEEDYNAIPRKAMEYGAENARLIDCRSQLAHEGIAAIQCGAFHISTGGATYFNTTPLGRAVTGTMLVSAMKEDDVNIWGDGSTFKGNDIERFYRYGLLTNPNLKIYKPWLDDRFIEELGGRHEMSEFLIANGFEYKMSAEKAYSTDSNMLGATHEAKDLELLSRGIRIVNPIMGVPFWREEVEIKPEEVTVRFEEGVPVALNGKSFSDLVELFLEANRIGGRHGLGMSDQIENRIIEAKSRGIYEAPGMALLHIAYERLLSAIHNEDTIEQYRINGLRLGRLLYQGRWFDPQALMLRETAQRWVARAITGEVTLELRRGNDYSILNTSSANSTYHPERLSMEKIENAPFDPLDRIGQLTMRNLDIVDTRDKLGIYTQTGLLSISKDSFLPQLNNKKD; encoded by the coding sequence ATGTCAAACACGATTTTACAAAACCTTCCAGTAGGACAAAAAGTTGGGATTGCCTTTTCTGGCGGATTAGATACCAGTGCCGCATTGCTTTGGATGCGTCAAAATGGGGCAATTCCTTACGCATATACGGCAAATTTAGGTCAGCCTGATGAAGAAGATTACAATGCCATTCCACGCAAAGCGATGGAATATGGTGCGGAAAACGCACGTTTAATCGACTGTCGTAGCCAGCTTGCGCACGAAGGGATTGCGGCGATCCAATGTGGGGCATTTCATATTTCTACAGGGGGCGCAACTTACTTCAACACCACACCATTAGGTCGTGCGGTAACAGGAACAATGCTGGTTTCCGCAATGAAAGAAGATGATGTCAATATCTGGGGCGATGGAAGTACCTTCAAAGGGAATGATATTGAGCGTTTTTATCGTTACGGTTTATTAACTAACCCAAATTTAAAAATTTATAAACCTTGGTTAGATGATCGCTTTATTGAGGAACTCGGCGGTCGCCACGAGATGTCAGAATTCTTAATCGCCAATGGTTTTGAATATAAAATGTCCGCCGAAAAAGCCTACTCAACAGATTCTAATATGCTGGGGGCGACACACGAGGCGAAAGATCTCGAATTATTAAGCCGTGGCATTCGTATTGTGAATCCAATTATGGGCGTACCATTCTGGCGCGAAGAGGTAGAAATTAAGCCTGAAGAAGTTACGGTTCGCTTTGAAGAAGGCGTGCCAGTGGCATTAAATGGTAAATCATTTAGCGATTTAGTCGAACTCTTCCTTGAAGCAAACCGCATTGGTGGTCGCCACGGTTTAGGAATGTCAGACCAAATTGAAAACCGCATTATTGAGGCAAAATCTCGCGGTATTTATGAAGCGCCGGGAATGGCATTATTACATATTGCCTACGAGCGTTTGCTCAGTGCAATCCACAATGAAGACACCATTGAACAATACCGCATTAACGGTTTACGTCTAGGTCGTTTATTGTATCAAGGTCGCTGGTTCGATCCGCAAGCATTAATGTTGCGTGAAACTGCGCAGCGTTGGGTTGCGCGTGCGATCACTGGTGAAGTTACTCTTGAACTACGCCGTGGCAATGATTATTCCATCTTAAACACGTCATCAGCGAACAGCACCTATCACCCAGAACGTTTAAGTATGGAAAAAATTGAAAATGCCCCATTCGATCCATTAGATCGCATCGGTCAATTAACAATGCGTAACTTAGATATTGTCGATACCCGTGATAAATTAGGTATTTACACCCAAACTGGTTTGTTAAGCATTTCAAAAGACTCTTTTTTACCACAGTTAAATAATAAAAAAGATTAA
- the cmk gene encoding (d)CMP kinase has product MQNNLVITVDGPSGAGKGTLCYALAQQLGFALLDSGAIYRVTALAALKKQVSLDDEMALANLARHLDVAFLPEDNEVKIILEGENVSGQIRTQEVADAASKVAVFPQVRQALLQLQQSFATDKGLIADGRDMGTVVFPQAQVKLFLDASVEERAKRRYKQLQTKGISGNFAQILAEIKERDFRDRNRPVAPLKPADDALLLDSTELSIEAVIAQALDYIRQKVSL; this is encoded by the coding sequence ATGCAGAATAATCTCGTCATCACCGTCGATGGCCCAAGTGGTGCAGGTAAAGGTACGTTATGTTATGCGTTGGCACAGCAATTAGGTTTTGCTTTGTTAGATAGCGGGGCTATTTATCGTGTTACTGCATTGGCGGCGTTGAAAAAGCAAGTGTCGTTAGATGATGAAATGGCGTTGGCAAATTTAGCACGTCATTTAGATGTGGCATTTTTACCTGAAGATAATGAAGTGAAAATTATCTTAGAAGGGGAAAATGTGAGTGGACAAATTCGCACTCAAGAAGTGGCTGATGCGGCTTCAAAAGTGGCGGTGTTTCCACAAGTGCGCCAAGCATTATTGCAGTTACAACAAAGCTTTGCGACGGATAAAGGGCTTATTGCAGACGGGCGAGATATGGGGACGGTGGTTTTCCCTCAGGCACAAGTCAAGTTATTTTTAGATGCAAGTGTCGAAGAAAGAGCGAAAAGACGCTATAAACAGTTGCAAACTAAAGGAATTAGTGGTAACTTTGCACAGATTTTAGCCGAGATAAAAGAGCGTGATTTTCGCGATAGAAATCGTCCTGTTGCGCCACTTAAACCTGCAGATGATGCATTGCTATTAGATAGCACGGAATTAAGTATTGAAGCAGTGATAGCCCAAGCACTTGATTATATTCGTCAGAAGGTTAGTCTCTAA
- the prfC gene encoding peptide chain release factor 3: protein MSLNDYPQQVNKRRTFAIISHPDAGKTTITEKVLLYGNAIQKAGSVKGKGSAQHAKSDWMEMEKQRGISITTSVMQFPYNNCLVNLLDTPGHEDFSEDTYRTLTAVDSCLMVIDSAKGVEERTIKLMEVTRLRDTPILTFMNKLDRDIRDPMELLDEVESVLNIHCAPITWPIGCGKLFKGVYHLYKDETYLYQTGQGHTIQQVRVVKGLDNPELDQAVGTDLAQQLRDELELVQGASNEFDLSLFLSGELTPVFFGTALGNFGVDHFLDGLTEWAPIPQARQADTRIVESSEEKLTGFVFKIQANMDPKHRDRVAFMRVVSGKYEKGMKLRHVRIGKDVVISDALTFMAGDRTHAEEAYAGDIIGLHNHGTIQIGDTFTQGEELKFTGIPNFAPELFRRIRLKDPLKQKQLLKGLVQLSEEGAVQVFRPLTNNDLIVGAVGVLQFDVVVARLKSEYNVEAIYETVNVATARWVEGDDVKKFEEFKRKNEQNLALDGGDNLTYIAPTMVNLNLTQERYPDITFFKTREH, encoded by the coding sequence ATGTCTTTAAACGATTATCCACAACAAGTTAATAAACGTAGAACTTTTGCCATTATTTCTCACCCCGATGCCGGTAAAACCACTATCACAGAAAAAGTATTGCTTTATGGAAATGCGATTCAAAAAGCAGGGTCAGTGAAAGGAAAAGGTTCAGCGCAACACGCCAAATCAGACTGGATGGAAATGGAAAAGCAACGTGGAATTTCCATTACCACTTCTGTCATGCAATTTCCTTACAATAATTGCTTAGTCAATTTATTAGATACCCCAGGACACGAAGACTTCTCAGAAGATACTTACCGCACATTAACCGCTGTAGATAGCTGTTTAATGGTGATAGACAGTGCCAAAGGGGTTGAAGAGCGTACCATTAAACTAATGGAAGTCACTCGCTTGCGTGATACGCCGATTCTCACTTTTATGAATAAATTGGACCGCGATATTCGTGATCCGATGGAATTATTAGATGAAGTAGAAAGCGTACTCAATATTCATTGTGCGCCGATTACTTGGCCGATTGGTTGCGGTAAATTATTTAAGGGTGTCTATCATCTTTATAAAGATGAAACCTATCTTTACCAAACAGGGCAAGGGCATACGATTCAACAAGTTCGCGTGGTGAAAGGTCTTGATAATCCTGAATTAGATCAAGCAGTAGGCACAGATTTAGCACAGCAATTGCGAGATGAATTAGAACTGGTACAAGGCGCATCTAATGAATTTGATCTATCACTTTTCCTTTCTGGCGAATTGACCCCCGTATTCTTTGGTACAGCACTAGGTAATTTCGGGGTCGATCATTTCCTTGATGGTCTAACTGAATGGGCACCAATTCCACAAGCTCGTCAAGCAGATACCCGAATCGTAGAAAGCAGTGAAGAAAAGCTTACTGGCTTTGTCTTTAAAATCCAAGCCAATATGGATCCAAAGCACCGCGACCGAGTTGCCTTTATGCGTGTTGTTTCGGGCAAATATGAAAAAGGGATGAAACTGCGCCACGTTCGTATCGGCAAAGATGTCGTGATTTCAGATGCACTTACCTTTATGGCAGGCGATCGTACTCACGCTGAAGAAGCCTATGCGGGGGATATTATCGGTTTACATAACCATGGCACGATTCAAATTGGCGATACTTTCACGCAAGGGGAAGAATTAAAATTCACTGGCATTCCAAACTTTGCCCCAGAATTATTTCGCCGTATTCGCCTTAAAGATCCACTCAAACAAAAACAATTACTCAAAGGTTTAGTACAACTCTCAGAAGAAGGTGCTGTGCAAGTTTTCCGCCCTCTCACCAATAATGATCTTATCGTCGGTGCGGTAGGGGTGTTGCAATTTGATGTGGTTGTTGCTCGCTTAAAATCTGAATATAACGTCGAAGCCATTTACGAAACCGTAAATGTCGCCACCGCACGCTGGGTGGAAGGTGATGATGTGAAAAAATTTGAAGAATTTAAACGCAAAAATGAACAAAATCTTGCTTTAGATGGAGGGGATAATCTCACCTATATCGCCCCAACAATGGTCAATCTGAACCTGACTCAAGAGCGTTATCCTGACATCACTTTCTTTAAAACAAGAGAACATTAA
- a CDS encoding Lrp/AsnC family transcriptional regulator, with the protein MAKKVFDNIDTRILRALQRNGRLQNNELAKEVGLSNSACLRRVNILEQNGVIDNYVALLNPQKLNCNLVIYVLGSFFEEDPKVRERFMFEMKSLPQIAECHLMAGDYDFILKLFVSNLEEFHSIKIRYLTKEIGIKNIKSEIALKTVKNTTELPL; encoded by the coding sequence ATGGCTAAGAAAGTATTTGATAATATTGATACGCGAATTTTAAGAGCATTACAACGCAATGGACGCTTGCAAAATAACGAGTTAGCCAAAGAAGTGGGATTATCTAATTCCGCTTGTTTACGCCGAGTTAATATTTTAGAACAAAATGGCGTGATTGATAATTATGTTGCCTTGCTTAATCCGCAAAAACTTAACTGTAATCTGGTAATTTATGTGCTAGGTTCATTTTTTGAAGAAGATCCCAAAGTCCGCGAACGCTTTATGTTTGAAATGAAATCCTTGCCACAAATTGCAGAATGCCATTTAATGGCGGGAGATTATGACTTTATCCTTAAATTATTCGTTTCCAATCTTGAAGAGTTTCATTCAATTAAAATACGTTATCTCACTAAAGAAATCGGTATCAAAAATATCAAATCTGAAATAGCCTTAAAAACTGTCAAAAACACCACCGAGCTCCCACTTTGA
- a CDS encoding ornithine carbamoyltransferase gives MAFNLKNRHLLSLVNHSEREINYLLELSRDLKRAKYAGTEQQKLKGKNIALIFEKTSTRTRCAFEVAAYDQGASVTYIDPTSSQIGHKESMKDTARVLGRMYDAIEYRGFKQTVVEELAEYAGVPVFNGLTDEFHPTQMLADVLTMIENCDKPLTQIKYVYIGDGRNNVGNSLLLIGAKLGMDVRICSPKSLLPEPELVAMCKKFAQESGARITVTEDIDLAVKDVDFVHTDVWVSMGEPLESWGERIKLLLPYQVTPELMKRTGNPRAKFMHCLPAFHNSETKVGCQIAETYPELANGIEVTEDVFESSMNIAFEQAENRMHTIKAVLYASLT, from the coding sequence ATGGCTTTTAATCTTAAAAATAGGCATTTACTCAGTCTAGTGAATCACTCTGAACGTGAAATTAATTATTTACTTGAGCTTTCTCGAGATTTAAAACGAGCAAAATATGCTGGCACAGAACAGCAAAAATTAAAAGGTAAAAATATTGCCTTGATTTTTGAGAAAACCTCAACTCGCACTCGCTGTGCATTTGAAGTTGCTGCTTATGATCAAGGTGCAAGCGTAACTTATATTGATCCAACTTCTTCACAAATCGGTCATAAAGAAAGTATGAAAGACACAGCACGTGTACTCGGGCGAATGTATGATGCGATTGAATATCGTGGTTTCAAACAAACAGTAGTTGAGGAACTAGCAGAATATGCGGGAGTACCTGTCTTTAATGGTTTAACCGACGAATTCCACCCAACCCAAATGCTCGCAGATGTGCTGACAATGATCGAAAATTGCGACAAACCACTCACGCAAATTAAATATGTTTATATTGGAGATGGACGTAATAATGTAGGCAACTCTTTATTATTAATCGGGGCCAAATTAGGTATGGATGTGCGTATTTGTAGCCCTAAATCGCTTTTACCAGAACCTGAATTAGTGGCAATGTGCAAAAAATTTGCACAAGAAAGTGGCGCGCGAATTACTGTAACCGAAGATATCGATCTTGCTGTAAAAGATGTGGACTTTGTACATACCGATGTATGGGTTTCTATGGGGGAACCATTAGAAAGCTGGGGAGAACGTATTAAATTGCTTTTACCTTACCAAGTCACCCCTGAATTAATGAAACGTACAGGCAATCCAAGAGCAAAATTTATGCATTGCTTACCTGCTTTCCATAACAGTGAAACTAAAGTGGGGTGCCAAATTGCCGAAACCTATCCTGAATTAGCCAATGGTATTGAAGTAACTGAAGATGTATTTGAATCATCAATGAATATTGCCTTTGAACAAGCCGAAAACCGTATGCACACCATTAAAGCGGTGCTTTATGCAAGCTTAACCTAG
- the arcC gene encoding carbamate kinase — protein sequence MRIVIALGGNALLRRGEPLTAENQRQNVRIACEQIAKIWPNNELVIAHGNGPQVGLLALQGAAYKDVPTYPLDVLGAESVGMIGYMIQQELGNLVPFEVPFATLLSQVEVDKNDPAFQNPTKPIGPVYTKEEADKLAKEKGWSIAQDGDKYRRVVPSPLPKRIFETRPVQWLLEKGSIVICAGGGGIPTYYDDQHNLCGVEAVIDKDLCSALLAENLEADLFIIATDVSAVYLNWGQENQQAIATAPPVLLEEMPFPSGSMGPKVQAAVNFVKHTGKDAVIGSLSDIVDIMKGKAGTRITTNAKVITYY from the coding sequence ATGCGAATAGTCATTGCATTAGGGGGGAATGCGCTACTCCGCCGAGGAGAACCCTTAACAGCAGAGAATCAACGACAAAATGTCAGAATTGCTTGTGAACAGATTGCCAAGATTTGGCCTAATAATGAATTAGTTATCGCTCACGGTAATGGTCCTCAAGTAGGCTTATTAGCCTTGCAAGGTGCTGCTTATAAAGATGTCCCAACTTACCCGCTTGATGTACTTGGTGCAGAGTCAGTAGGAATGATTGGCTATATGATTCAGCAAGAATTAGGTAATCTTGTACCATTTGAAGTCCCATTTGCCACATTACTTTCTCAGGTTGAAGTGGATAAAAATGATCCCGCATTCCAAAACCCAACAAAACCAATTGGACCAGTTTATACCAAAGAAGAAGCGGATAAATTAGCTAAAGAAAAAGGATGGTCCATTGCACAAGATGGTGATAAATATCGTCGTGTTGTACCAAGCCCATTACCAAAACGGATTTTTGAAACTCGTCCCGTACAGTGGTTGCTTGAAAAAGGCAGTATTGTTATCTGTGCAGGTGGCGGTGGTATTCCAACCTACTATGATGATCAACATAATCTTTGTGGTGTTGAAGCGGTCATTGATAAAGATCTTTGTTCTGCGCTATTAGCAGAAAATTTAGAGGCTGATCTCTTTATTATTGCCACAGATGTTTCCGCAGTGTATCTAAATTGGGGTCAAGAAAATCAACAAGCTATTGCAACGGCCCCTCCTGTTCTGCTAGAAGAAATGCCGTTCCCTTCTGGTTCAATGGGGCCAAAAGTCCAAGCTGCAGTGAATTTTGTTAAACATACGGGTAAAGATGCGGTGATAGGTTCACTTTCTGATATTGTGGATATTATGAAAGGTAAAGCTGGTACGCGTATTACAACAAATGCCAAAGTGATAACCTACTATTGA
- a CDS encoding phosphoribosylaminoimidazolesuccinocarboxamide synthase — MSELSLKKIYSGKVRDLYEIDDKRMLMVATDRLSAFDVILDDPIPRKGEILTQISNFWFNKLAPIMPNHFTGDSVYDVLPKAEADLVKDRAVVCQRLTPIKIESIVRGYLTGSGLKDYLQTGTICGLELPKGLQEASKLPEPIFTPSSKEELGNHDINISYAECEALIGAELAAQVKEKALALYKAAAEYALTKGIIICDTKFEFGLDENGTLTLMDEVLTPDSSRFWSVDSYQEGINPPSFDKQFIRDWLENSGWNKEPPAPKVPAEVIQKTVDKYQEALDLLTK, encoded by the coding sequence ATGAGCGAATTAAGTCTAAAAAAAATTTATTCAGGCAAAGTGCGTGATCTCTATGAAATTGACGACAAACGAATGTTAATGGTGGCAACCGATCGTTTATCGGCATTTGATGTGATTTTAGATGATCCCATTCCACGTAAAGGCGAAATTCTTACCCAAATTTCTAACTTCTGGTTTAATAAATTAGCCCCTATAATGCCAAATCATTTTACCGGCGACAGTGTCTATGATGTATTGCCAAAAGCGGAAGCTGATTTAGTCAAAGATCGTGCTGTTGTATGTCAGCGTTTAACGCCGATTAAAATTGAATCTATTGTTCGTGGCTATCTCACGGGAAGTGGCTTAAAAGATTACTTACAAACAGGAACGATCTGTGGGCTTGAATTACCGAAAGGTTTGCAAGAAGCGAGCAAATTGCCAGAGCCAATTTTTACCCCGTCAAGTAAAGAAGAACTGGGCAATCACGACATCAATATTAGCTATGCCGAATGTGAAGCGCTCATTGGGGCGGAATTAGCGGCGCAAGTGAAAGAAAAAGCCCTAGCACTTTACAAAGCAGCGGCAGAATATGCCTTAACCAAAGGCATTATCATTTGTGATACCAAATTTGAATTTGGACTAGATGAAAACGGCACGCTTACCTTAATGGACGAAGTGCTAACACCGGATTCTAGCCGTTTTTGGTCGGTGGACAGCTACCAAGAAGGCATAAATCCGCCTTCTTTTGATAAACAATTTATCCGTGATTGGCTGGAAAACAGCGGTTGGAATAAAGAACCTCCCGCCCCAAAAGTTCCTGCTGAGGTGATCCAAAAAACGGTGGATAAATACCAAGAAGCATTGGATTTATTGACGAAATAA
- a CDS encoding YfcC family protein, with the protein MENAHRKTFNFPSAFSILFVILIIAVGLTWIIPAGSYSKLTYNSANNVFVVKTYQQEDTILPATKESLDNLNIKIELSNFTEGTIKKPIAIPGTYQRVQQNPKTLQDIAISMVQGTIDAADIMVFIFVLGGMIGVINRTGSFNAGLTALANRTKGNEFLIVFCVSVLMVIGGTTCGIEEEAVAFYPILVPVFLALGYDAIVCVGAIFLASSMGTAFSTINPFSVVIASNAAGIPFTEGITWRFAGLILGSICVIAYLYWYCKKIKADPTASYTYEDREEFVQKYMKNIDTNQLINFTVRRKIILMLFCIAFPIMVWGVMFGGWWFPQMAASFLTLTIIIMFISKLKEKEIVNAFTEGASELVGVSLIIGLARGVNLVLDEGMISDTILAYASELVSGVPGSVFILAQLVIFIFLGLIVPSSSGLAVLAMPIMAPLADTVGIPRHIIVSAYNWGQYAMLFLAPTGLVLVTLQMLNIPFNKWVRFVMPMIGCLLVIGSILLVVQVSLYT; encoded by the coding sequence ATGGAAAACGCACATAGAAAAACCTTTAACTTTCCATCAGCATTTTCAATTTTATTTGTTATTTTAATTATAGCCGTAGGACTCACTTGGATTATTCCCGCGGGTTCTTATTCCAAACTGACCTATAATTCGGCAAACAATGTCTTTGTGGTAAAAACCTATCAACAAGAAGATACCATTTTACCTGCAACCAAAGAATCCCTTGATAACTTAAATATTAAAATCGAATTATCAAACTTCACCGAAGGGACAATCAAAAAGCCAATTGCCATTCCTGGTACTTATCAACGTGTTCAACAAAATCCTAAAACACTGCAAGATATTGCAATCAGTATGGTACAAGGTACGATTGATGCTGCAGATATTATGGTATTTATCTTCGTTTTAGGAGGAATGATCGGGGTCATTAACCGAACAGGCTCTTTTAATGCGGGTCTGACTGCTTTGGCTAACCGTACTAAAGGCAATGAATTTTTGATTGTTTTCTGCGTATCCGTATTAATGGTAATTGGAGGAACAACCTGTGGCATTGAAGAAGAGGCCGTCGCATTCTATCCCATTCTTGTTCCCGTTTTCCTTGCTTTGGGATACGATGCCATTGTTTGCGTTGGCGCAATTTTTCTAGCTTCATCAATGGGAACTGCATTCTCTACTATCAATCCATTCTCAGTGGTAATTGCCTCTAATGCAGCTGGTATTCCATTCACTGAAGGGATTACTTGGCGATTTGCTGGCCTAATTCTCGGCTCAATTTGTGTCATCGCTTATCTTTACTGGTACTGTAAAAAAATAAAAGCTGATCCGACCGCATCTTATACCTATGAAGATCGCGAAGAATTTGTCCAAAAGTACATGAAAAACATTGATACCAACCAGCTCATTAACTTCACCGTGCGTAGAAAAATCATCTTAATGTTGTTCTGTATCGCATTTCCAATAATGGTTTGGGGTGTAATGTTCGGTGGTTGGTGGTTCCCACAAATGGCGGCTTCCTTCCTTACCCTCACAATTATCATTATGTTTATTTCTAAACTAAAAGAAAAAGAAATCGTTAATGCCTTTACTGAAGGGGCATCAGAATTAGTTGGTGTTTCCCTTATCATTGGTTTAGCTCGAGGAGTAAATCTTGTACTTGATGAAGGAATGATTTCCGATACGATTCTTGCTTATGCATCAGAACTTGTTTCTGGCGTACCGGGAAGCGTATTTATTTTAGCACAACTTGTGATCTTCATCTTCCTTGGTTTAATTGTACCGTCTTCATCAGGTTTGGCCGTGCTTGCAATGCCAATTATGGCGCCACTTGCAGACACCGTAGGCATTCCAAGACATATCATTGTATCCGCCTATAATTGGGGACAATATGCAATGCTATTCCTTGCACCAACAGGGCTTGTTCTCGTTACTTTGCAAATGCTCAATATTCCATTTAACAAATGGGTTCGTTTTGTTATGCCGATGATCGGATGTTTATTGGTAATAGGCTCAATCTTACTTGTTGTGCAAGTTTCACTTTATACTTGA